A region from the Benincasa hispida cultivar B227 chromosome 12, ASM972705v1, whole genome shotgun sequence genome encodes:
- the LOC120092561 gene encoding AP2/ERF and B3 domain-containing transcription factor RAV1-like, translating into MDASSIDESTASDSTSVSPVTPLLFHSSPSPTAEAESRKLPSSRFKGVVPQPNGRWGAQIYEKHQRVWLGTFNQEHDAAKAYDIAALRFRGRDAVTNFKPLRHDDNAAVEADFLNSHSKLEIVDMLRKHTYNDELQQSKRHRGATAATADSASGSFPNYSGSDSNREVLFEKTVTPSDVGKLNRLVIPKQHAEKNFPMGDGVVSGKGMLLNFEDMGGKVWRFRYSYWNSSQSYVLTKGWSRFVKDNTLRAGDVVRFLRSTGPDKQLYIHANPTPGPGINPVHVVKLFGVNILQLPVGKNTTKTEGVFLELHPTKKQRIIKPL; encoded by the coding sequence ATGGACGCAAGCTCTATAGACGAAAGCACCGCCAGTGACTCCACCTCCGTTTCTCCCGTCACCCCATTACTCTTCCACTCATCGCCGTCGCCTACGGCGGAAGCAGAATCCCGTAAACTTCCATCTTCTCGTTTCAAAGGAGTCGTCCCTCAGCCCAACGGCCGCTGGGGCGCTCAGATTTACGAGAAACACCAAAGAGTATGGCTCGGCACTTTCAACCAAGAACACGACGCCGCCAAGGCTTACGACATCGCCGCCCTCCGCTTCCGCGGCCGCGACGCTGTCACCAACTTTAAACCTCTCCGCCACGACGACAACGCCGCCGTGGAAGCCGACTTTCTCAACTCCCACTCCAAGCTCGAGATCGTCGACATGCTCCGCAAACACACTTACAATGACGAACTCCAGCAAAGCAAGCGCCACCGGGGAGCCACGGCGGCGACGGCGGATTCAGCCTCCGGGTCGTTCCCCAATTACTCCGGGTCAGATTCGAATCGGGAAGTTCTGTTTGAGAAAACCGTGACGCCGAGTGACGTGGGGAAGTTGAACCGGCTGGTGATTCCGAAGCAGCACGCGGAGAAGAATTTCCCGATGGGAGACGGCGTTGTTTCCGGGAAAGGAATGCTTTTAAACTTCGAGGATATGGGAGGGAAGGTTTGGCGGTTCCGGTACTCGTATTGGAACAGCAGCCAGAGCTATGTGTTGACTAAAGGCTGGAGCCGGTTCGTTAAAGACAACACTCTCCGAGCCGGAGATGTGGTTCGGTTCCTCCGTTCTACTGGACCGGATAAACAGCTTTACATTCATGCTAACCCAACCCCTGGACCGGGAATTAACCCGGTTCATGTTGTGAAGCTTTTTGGAGTCAATATTTTGCAATTGCCTGTGGGGA